In Paracoccus contaminans, the genomic stretch CCTCCGCCAGCGGCAGGGCGAAGGTGCCCGCCCCGGCATAGAGATCGGCGATCCGGGCCGCCCCGCCCACCGCCCGGCGCACTGCCGCCAGCAGCGCGGCCTGCCCTTGGATGGTGGCCTGCAGAAATCCGCCCGGTGGCGGCACGACCTGCGCGCGCCCCATCGCCAGCGCGGGTGGGCGGCGCAGCAGCGCCTGCCCGTCCCAGTCGAGCCGCGCCCAATCGGCCGCCTCGGCCAGCGCCGACAGCCCGGCCAGCAGGTCCGGGGTCATCGGCTTGCCGCCCCGCACGGCGATATCCAGCCCGGCGGGCGTCTCGGTCACCGCCAGGGACAGTTCGCCCGCCCGTGATCCGCCCAGCGCGACCAGCCGGCGCAGGTCGGGGACCGCGGCAAGGATGGCGGGGCGGATCACCAGGCACTCGGCCATATCCACCACCACGTCCGAGGCGCGGGCGTGAAACCCGACCAGCGCCCCCTTTTTCGTCCGCCGCCCCGACAGAACCGCCCGGCGGCGCGAGCGCGGCGGCGAGGTGCGGACCGCCGCCACCGAGGCGCAAAGCCCCTGGGCCGCAAGGGCCTGTTCCACCACCCCCGCCTTCCAGCCCGCGACAAAACCGTCCGAGGCATGCATCAGCGAACAGCCGCCGCAGGCGCGGTAATGCGGACAGGGCGCCCGGACCCGGTCGGGCGAGGGTGTCACGATGCGGGGGGAGGCGATGCGCCCCTCTGCGGCCTCGCCCTCGATCTGCTCGCCCGGCAGCGTCAGGGGGGCAAGCGCCCGCGCCTCTGCGGCCACGGCCACGCCGTCGCCCCGGCGGCCCAGCCGCTCAACCTGCCACAGGGTCATGCGTCCTCGTCCGTCCCCAGAAAGCCGCCCGATTGCCGGTTCCAGTAACGGGCATACAGCCCGCCCCGCGCCAGCAGGGCCTCATGGCTGCCTTCCTCGACGATGCGGCCGGCGTCCATGACGATGATCCGGTCCATCTGGGCGATGGTGGACAGGCGATGGGCGATGGCCAGCACGGTCTTGCCCTGCATCACGCGCATCAGCGAATCCTGGATCTGCGCCTCCACCTCGCTGTCCAGCGCGCTCGTCGCCTCGTCCAGCACCAGGATCGGCGCATCCTTGAGAAAGGCGCGCGCCAGCGCGATCCTCTGGCGCTGGCCGCCCGACAGCTTGACCCCGCGCTCGCCCAGATGCGCGTCATATCCCTTGCGCCCGGCGAAATCAGCCAGGCCCAGGATGAAGTCATGGGCCTCGGCCGCCCTGGCGGCGGCAACCAGATCGGCCTCGGTGGCATCGGGGCGGCCATAGAGGATGTTCTCGCGGGCGGATCGGTTGAACATCGCGGTTTCCTGCGTGACCATGCCGATATTGCGGCGCAGCGATTCCTGCGTGAGGGCGCGCACGTCGATGCCGTCCACCCGCACCGCGCCATGTTCCACGTCATGCAGGCGCAGCAGCAGCGACACCAGGGTGGACTTGCCCGCCCCCGAGGCGCCGACGATGCCGATGCGCTCGCCCGGCGCGATATGCAGCGTCAGCCGCTCGATCCCGCCCGTGCCGCGGCCATAGGCAAAGCCCACATCGTCAAAGCTGATCGCGCCCCGCGCGCGGCCCAGGACCGTCGCGCCGGGGGCATCCGTCAGGGTATGGGGGGGCGAAAGCGTCTGCATCCCGTCCTCGACCTCGCCGATCGACCCCCAGATCCCCATCAGCGACATGCTGACCCAGCCGGTCATCTGCGCCAGCCGCATGGCGATGGCGCCAAGGGCGGCGACATCGCCGGGGCTCGCCGCCCCACGCTGCCACATCCACACCGCCCCGCCCACCAGGACGACCGGAAGGATGCCGGCCACCACCGTCAGCGACAGGCGGAACCAGGTGTTCAGACGGCCGAAATCCACCGCACGGTCGCGGAATGTCTCCATCGCGCCAAGGGCCGCCTGATCCTCGAAGGCAGAGCGGGCGA encodes the following:
- a CDS encoding class I SAM-dependent RNA methyltransferase; the protein is MTLWQVERLGRRGDGVAVAAEARALAPLTLPGEQIEGEAAEGRIASPRIVTPSPDRVRAPCPHYRACGGCSLMHASDGFVAGWKAGVVEQALAAQGLCASVAAVRTSPPRSRRRAVLSGRRTKKGALVGFHARASDVVVDMAECLVIRPAILAAVPDLRRLVALGGSRAGELSLAVTETPAGLDIAVRGGKPMTPDLLAGLSALAEAADWARLDWDGQALLRRPPALAMGRAQVVPPPGGFLQATIQGQAALLAAVRRAVGGAARIADLYAGAGTFALPLAEAAEIHAVEGLAAPLAALDAGWRAAPGLRRVTTQQRDLSRRPLLADELARFDAAVIDPPRAGAEAQARALAASAVQSVAWVACDPVTFARDARIMAGGGWRIGRLEVVDQFRWSPHVELAAHFTR
- a CDS encoding ABC transporter ATP-binding protein gives rise to the protein MHAAFERMIDAFRPAEGPPPRTLMAFFRWALSGAWPGLGVAALASALSGAAEVASATLLGRVVDAVAGTGGGAGGPSLMLVAAFALFFLLVRPAILGLSSATSNVIIGPNVLPLVLSRLHRWTMGQSVTFFDNDFAGRIAQKQMQTARAVTDVASEMVNTAAFALSAVLGSAVYLVSVDGWGALALLAWLVAYLALIRFFLPRIRAQSAGRASARAMITGQVVDTITNIKTVKLFARSAFEDQAALGAMETFRDRAVDFGRLNTWFRLSLTVVAGILPVVLVGGAVWMWQRGAASPGDVAALGAIAMRLAQMTGWVSMSLMGIWGSIGEVEDGMQTLSPPHTLTDAPGATVLGRARGAISFDDVGFAYGRGTGGIERLTLHIAPGERIGIVGASGAGKSTLVSLLLRLHDVEHGAVRVDGIDVRALTQESLRRNIGMVTQETAMFNRSARENILYGRPDATEADLVAAARAAEAHDFILGLADFAGRKGYDAHLGERGVKLSGGQRQRIALARAFLKDAPILVLDEATSALDSEVEAQIQDSLMRVMQGKTVLAIAHRLSTIAQMDRIIVMDAGRIVEEGSHEALLARGGLYARYWNRQSGGFLGTDEDA